In Dolichospermum flos-aquae CCAP 1403/13F, the following proteins share a genomic window:
- a CDS encoding cytochrome c oxidase subunit II — protein MKIPNAIWTLLIGIVLTLASLWYGQNHGLLPVAASDEAPLVDGLFNTMMTVSTGIFLIVEGVLIYAVIRYRRRAGDNADGPAIEGNVPLEILWTAIPAIIVIGISLYSFDVYNNMGGFDPHSAHAAPMMENAMNMPGTAMAATLISTEASGQVSQLDTDADAVKKPAELTINVSGMQYAWLFTYPDTDVTTGELHLPIGKTVEINMTASDVIHAFWIPEFRVKQDAIPGRQTNLRFTPRKAGDYQLICAELCGPYHGVMKSQVVVETQEAFDSWMQEQLIAGKEIPNQAVAVNSMAMTADEFLSPYTHNMGIHSEILHQIK, from the coding sequence GTGAAAATTCCAAATGCAATCTGGACATTACTCATTGGCATTGTCCTCACCCTCGCCAGTCTCTGGTACGGTCAAAATCACGGTCTATTACCTGTAGCGGCCTCAGACGAAGCCCCCTTGGTAGATGGTCTATTCAACACCATGATGACTGTTTCTACAGGCATATTTTTGATTGTTGAAGGTGTTTTAATTTACGCTGTTATTAGATATCGTCGTCGGGCTGGTGACAATGCAGATGGGCCAGCAATTGAAGGTAATGTGCCTCTAGAGATACTCTGGACAGCGATCCCCGCAATTATCGTTATCGGTATTTCTCTCTACAGTTTTGATGTATATAACAACATGGGTGGCTTTGATCCCCATTCGGCTCATGCTGCCCCGATGATGGAAAATGCCATGAATATGCCGGGAACGGCAATGGCTGCCACCCTCATCAGTACAGAAGCATCTGGACAAGTATCACAATTAGATACCGATGCTGATGCCGTTAAAAAACCAGCAGAATTAACCATTAACGTCTCTGGAATGCAATATGCTTGGTTATTTACCTATCCAGATACCGACGTGACAACTGGTGAACTGCATTTACCTATTGGCAAAACAGTGGAAATCAACATGACAGCCAGTGATGTTATCCACGCCTTTTGGATTCCTGAATTTCGGGTGAAACAGGATGCCATTCCTGGTAGACAAACCAATTTGCGTTTTACTCCCAGAAAAGCGGGTGATTATCAACTTATTTGTGCTGAATTGTGTGGACCTTACCACGGGGTGATGAAAAGTCAAGTTGTGGTGGAGACACAGGAAGCTTTTGATAGTTGGATGCAAGAACAGCTAATTGCTGGTAAAGAGATCCCTAATCAAGCCGTAGCTGTGAATTCCATGGCCATGACTGCTGATGAATTTCTCTCTCCTTACACTCACAATATGGGCATTCACTCAGAAATTCTGCATCAAATTAAGTAG
- a CDS encoding COX15/CtaA family protein, whose product MNEFVLEQQNKAATVAQQPQEMIRRLVWKICVATLILMAIGSATRVMNAGLACPDWPLCYGELVPAKQMNLQVFLEWFHRLDAALIGFSAIALCGLSWWHRQHLPKWLPWASTFALFLIVFQGILGGLTVTELLRFDIVTAHLGTALLFFTTLLIIGTSLIPYQGTGTVGKLPWVGLTAAVCVYLQSLLGAIVGSRWALHQCLSGEQLCDVMYSHIFGVVPPTIATLAVVLISWRTPALHPALRKLANLAGGLLILQLLLGVATFRLHLQVESLTVSHQAIGATLLGTLVVFTVLSLRDGLLPQSQTQ is encoded by the coding sequence ATGAACGAATTTGTCCTAGAACAACAAAATAAAGCGGCCACAGTAGCACAACAGCCCCAGGAGATGATTCGTCGCTTGGTGTGGAAAATATGCGTAGCCACCTTAATTTTGATGGCTATAGGCAGTGCCACCCGCGTTATGAATGCTGGACTCGCTTGCCCTGATTGGCCTTTGTGCTATGGGGAGTTAGTTCCAGCCAAACAAATGAATCTCCAAGTGTTTTTGGAGTGGTTTCATCGCCTGGATGCAGCTTTAATTGGTTTTAGTGCGATCGCCCTTTGTGGTTTATCCTGGTGGCATCGTCAACATTTACCCAAGTGGCTACCCTGGGCTTCCACATTTGCCCTGTTTTTAATTGTCTTCCAAGGGATTCTGGGAGGACTGACTGTAACTGAATTATTGCGGTTTGATATCGTTACCGCCCATTTAGGAACAGCGTTACTATTTTTCACTACGTTGTTAATTATCGGTACAAGTTTGATTCCCTATCAAGGCACGGGAACAGTAGGAAAGTTGCCTTGGGTGGGTTTAACTGCTGCTGTTTGCGTCTACTTACAAAGTTTATTGGGTGCAATAGTCGGTTCTCGTTGGGCTTTGCACCAATGTTTGTCCGGGGAACAACTTTGTGATGTCATGTACAGCCATATTTTTGGCGTAGTACCCCCAACCATCGCTACTTTAGCAGTTGTTTTAATTTCTTGGCGCACACCAGCCCTACATCCGGCTTTGCGAAAACTGGCAAATCTGGCTGGTGGCTTGTTGATTTTACAACTTCTTTTGGGTGTGGCTACCTTCCGTTTACATTTACAAGTTGAATCCCTTACCGTTTCTCACCAAGCTATCGGTGCGACTTTACTGGGGACTTTAGTAGTATTTACAGTTTTATCACTGCGGGATGGTTTGCTTCCTCAGTCACAAACACAGTAA
- a CDS encoding heme o synthase translates to MIETNVSRRQHDTFLQVVQSYYQLTKPRIIPLLLITTAGSMWIAAKGEVDPWLLIITMIGGTLAAASAQTINCIYDRDIDYDMERTRNRPIPSGKIQSRDALIFAIALAVLSFTLLTVFANLLAAFLAFSGIIFYVLVYTHWLKRHTTQNIVIGGAAGAIPALVGWAAVTDTLSWSAWLIFAIVFLWTPPHFWALALMISDDYAKVGIPMLPVVAGNKATVRQIWFYTVITVTATILLFYPLHASGIVYAVIALTLGGVFVHKSWRLLQNPEDKTIARELFLYSISYMMLLCLAMVVDSLPITHHFLAQLHL, encoded by the coding sequence ATGATTGAGACTAATGTCTCTCGTCGTCAACACGACACATTTCTCCAAGTCGTTCAAAGTTACTACCAGCTAACCAAACCCCGGATTATTCCCCTACTATTAATTACCACTGCTGGGAGTATGTGGATAGCCGCTAAGGGTGAGGTAGATCCCTGGTTGTTAATTATTACAATGATTGGCGGAACTTTAGCAGCAGCCAGCGCCCAAACTATTAACTGTATCTATGATCGAGATATAGATTATGATATGGAGCGGACACGCAACCGCCCCATCCCTTCCGGGAAGATCCAATCCCGTGATGCTTTAATTTTTGCGATCGCTCTGGCTGTACTTTCTTTTACCCTCCTCACCGTTTTTGCCAATCTCCTGGCAGCATTTTTAGCCTTTTCTGGCATCATTTTCTATGTTTTAGTCTATACTCACTGGCTCAAACGCCATACCACTCAAAATATCGTCATTGGTGGTGCAGCAGGGGCAATTCCCGCTTTAGTCGGTTGGGCAGCAGTGACAGACACTTTAAGCTGGTCTGCGTGGCTAATTTTTGCCATTGTCTTTTTGTGGACACCTCCCCATTTTTGGGCTTTGGCTTTAATGATTAGTGATGATTACGCTAAGGTGGGGATACCAATGTTACCTGTGGTAGCGGGTAATAAAGCCACCGTCCGGCAAATTTGGTTTTATACGGTGATTACTGTCACTGCGACTATCTTGCTGTTTTATCCCTTACACGCCAGCGGGATTGTCTATGCTGTTATTGCCTTGACTTTAGGGGGAGTATTTGTCCATAAGTCTTGGCGCTTATTGCAAAATCCCGAAGATAAAACCATAGCGCGGGAATTATTTTTGTATTCCATTTCCTACATGATGCTGTTGTGTTTGGCAATGGTGGTGGATAGTTTACCCATTACTCATCATTTCCTTGCTCAACTGCATTTGTAA
- a CDS encoding photosystem II protein, Psb35-related encodes MAILISLLVVAWVAVSVIGSLAYFMGEQSKPIHERNWASDKFAALAKSITGVDIDYTQRTPAYAIDAYNSRNLPR; translated from the coding sequence ATGGCTATTTTAATTTCTCTATTGGTTGTTGCTTGGGTAGCAGTTTCCGTTATCGGTTCTCTAGCTTATTTCATGGGTGAACAAAGCAAGCCCATTCACGAACGCAATTGGGCTTCTGACAAATTTGCAGCTTTGGCTAAATCTATTACTGGCGTAGATATAGACTATACCCAACGCACACCCGCCTATGCTATTGATGCTTACAACAGCCGCAACTTACCCAGATAG
- a CDS encoding glycoside hydrolase family 57 protein has product MAIGYVALVLHAHLPFVRHPGSDYVLEEEWLYEAITETYIPLLKVFEGLKRDGVDFKLTMSMTPPLISMLRDPLLQERYDAHLSQLEELIELESERNIHNGHLRYLAEHYATEFNQARELWERYQGDLVTAFKQFQDSNNLEIITCGATHGYLPLMKMYPQAVWAQIQVACEHYEETFGQAPRGIWLPECAYYEGVERMLADAGLRYFLTDGHGILYARPRPRFGSYAPIFTEPGVAAFGRDHESSQQVWSSEVGYPGAAEYREFYKDLGWEAEYEYIKPYIMPNGQRKNTGIKYHKITGRGLGLSDKALYDPYWAKEKAAEHAANFMYNREQQTGHLHNIMGRPPIIVSPYDAELFGHWWYEGPWFIDYLFRKSWYDQKTYEMTHLADYLRANPQQQVCRPAQSSWGFKGFHEYWLNDTNAWVYPHLHKAAERMIEISQIEAEDELQEKALNQAARELLLAQSSDWAFIMRTGTMVPYAVRRTRSHLMRFNKLYEDVKVGKVDSGWLEKVESMDNIFPNINYRVYRPAF; this is encoded by the coding sequence ATGGCTATAGGCTACGTCGCGCTTGTACTTCATGCACATCTGCCCTTCGTTCGTCACCCAGGAAGTGATTATGTGCTAGAAGAAGAATGGCTGTATGAAGCGATTACTGAAACTTACATTCCTTTATTAAAAGTATTTGAAGGCTTAAAGCGAGACGGCGTTGATTTTAAACTCACCATGAGTATGACTCCGCCTTTGATTTCTATGCTTCGTGATCCTTTATTGCAAGAACGCTATGATGCTCACTTATCACAACTAGAAGAGCTTATAGAACTAGAATCTGAGCGCAATATTCATAATGGTCATCTGCGGTATTTAGCAGAACATTATGCAACTGAATTTAATCAAGCGCGGGAGTTATGGGAACGTTATCAGGGTGATTTAGTTACAGCATTTAAACAGTTCCAAGATAGTAACAATTTAGAAATTATCACCTGTGGTGCTACTCACGGCTACTTACCATTAATGAAAATGTATCCCCAAGCTGTATGGGCGCAAATTCAGGTAGCTTGTGAACATTATGAGGAAACCTTTGGTCAAGCGCCTAGAGGAATATGGTTGCCAGAATGCGCCTATTATGAAGGTGTGGAGCGAATGCTGGCGGATGCTGGTTTACGTTATTTCCTCACTGATGGACATGGCATTTTATACGCCCGTCCCCGTCCTCGCTTCGGTAGTTATGCCCCGATTTTTACTGAACCGGGTGTAGCGGCTTTTGGTCGAGATCATGAATCTTCTCAGCAAGTATGGTCTTCTGAGGTGGGTTATCCTGGTGCAGCCGAATATCGGGAATTTTATAAAGATTTGGGTTGGGAAGCGGAATATGAATATATTAAGCCCTATATAATGCCCAATGGTCAGCGAAAAAATACTGGCATTAAGTATCATAAAATTACCGGACGGGGCTTAGGTCTTTCCGATAAAGCTCTATATGATCCTTACTGGGCAAAGGAAAAAGCGGCAGAACACGCTGCTAACTTTATGTATAATCGTGAGCAGCAAACTGGGCATTTACACAATATCATGGGTCGGCCGCCAATTATTGTTTCCCCTTATGATGCGGAGTTATTTGGTCATTGGTGGTATGAGGGTCCTTGGTTTATTGATTATCTGTTCCGTAAGTCATGGTATGACCAGAAAACCTATGAAATGACCCATTTAGCCGATTATTTACGGGCTAATCCTCAGCAACAAGTATGTCGTCCTGCTCAGTCGAGTTGGGGCTTTAAGGGTTTTCATGAATATTGGTTGAATGATACTAATGCTTGGGTTTATCCACATTTGCACAAAGCTGCGGAACGGATGATTGAAATTTCCCAAATTGAAGCTGAAGATGAATTACAGGAAAAAGCACTCAATCAAGCTGCGAGAGAGTTGTTATTAGCACAATCTTCTGACTGGGCGTTTATTATGCGGACAGGAACAATGGTTCCCTATGCAGTCAGAAGAACGCGATCGCATTTAATGCGCTTTAATAAACTCTATGAAGATGTGAAAGTGGGTAAAGTTGATAGTGGTTGGTTGGAAAAAGTCGAGTCCATGGATAATATTTTCCCCAATATTAACTATCGCGTTTATCGGCCAGCATTTTAA
- a CDS encoding bifunctional serine/threonine-protein kinase/formylglycine-generating enzyme family protein, producing MSLCINSNCPKPQNPDNILFCQACGSEVLLQQRYRVQCQLGRGGFGVTYEINEVRTNQAKVLKVLINNNPKAVELFKQEADVLSQLHHSGIPHVESDAYFEYYPYNSQNPIHCLVMEKVVGEDLEKYMQKRGLRPINQTTAIEWLKDLIIILEQVHNKDFFHRDIKPPNIMLRSESAELVLIDFGTVRKVTSTVFKQQGGVTGIISAGYTPSEQINNNAVPQSDFFALGRTFVYLLTGKEPLDPIMYDSYNERLNWRNHAPQISSMLADLLDDMMQRLYKDRPQNSHEILQRIAAIEKALQSPKPQPPKPQPPIPANNLKTFSFEVVTTDARGNITNRRNASAKYFTEDLGNGVTLEMVEIPGGTFIMGSPENEAERYSNEGPQHQVTVPSFYMGKYELTQVQYQAIIGTNPSNFKGDNRPVERVSWNNAVEFCKKLSQKTGKNYRLPSEAEWEYACRAGTTTPFYFGESITPDLVNYNGNYTYASAPKGKYRQQTTDVGTFPPNSFGLYDMHGNVWEWCQDDYKDDYINAPTDGSALTSPSRSVKLLRGGSWHFTPEDCRSACRDPYDLGTYDYYIGFRVVCSGAART from the coding sequence ATGAGCCTGTGCATCAATTCTAACTGCCCAAAGCCACAAAATCCCGATAATATCCTTTTTTGTCAAGCCTGTGGCTCGGAAGTCTTGCTACAACAACGTTATCGGGTACAATGTCAGTTAGGACGGGGTGGCTTTGGTGTGACTTATGAGATTAACGAAGTCAGAACCAATCAGGCTAAAGTTCTCAAAGTCTTGATTAATAACAACCCTAAAGCCGTAGAATTATTTAAACAAGAAGCTGATGTTTTAAGTCAACTCCATCATTCCGGTATTCCTCATGTAGAATCAGACGCTTATTTTGAATATTATCCCTACAATAGCCAAAATCCAATTCATTGTTTGGTAATGGAAAAAGTTGTGGGAGAAGATTTAGAAAAATATATGCAAAAACGTGGTTTGCGTCCTATTAACCAAACTACAGCTATAGAGTGGCTAAAAGATCTAATCATTATTTTAGAACAGGTACATAATAAAGACTTTTTTCATCGAGATATTAAACCACCTAATATTATGTTGCGGTCTGAAAGTGCCGAATTGGTATTAATTGATTTTGGTACTGTGAGGAAGGTAACATCTACAGTATTTAAACAACAAGGTGGTGTCACAGGAATAATTTCCGCAGGTTACACACCCTCAGAACAAATTAACAATAACGCCGTACCTCAATCTGATTTTTTTGCTTTAGGACGGACATTTGTTTATTTACTCACGGGTAAAGAACCACTTGACCCAATCATGTATGATTCCTATAATGAAAGATTAAATTGGCGGAATCATGCACCACAAATATCATCTATGTTAGCAGATTTATTAGATGATATGATGCAGCGTTTATATAAAGATCGTCCTCAAAACTCCCATGAGATTTTGCAAAGAATAGCAGCAATAGAAAAAGCTTTACAATCACCAAAACCTCAACCACCAAAACCCCAACCACCAATACCTGCCAATAACCTTAAAACCTTTAGTTTTGAAGTTGTCACCACAGACGCACGGGGAAATATCACCAACCGACGCAACGCAAGCGCGAAATACTTTACAGAAGACTTAGGAAATGGTGTGACGTTGGAAATGGTGGAAATCCCAGGGGGAACATTTATCATGGGTTCACCGGAAAACGAAGCAGAAAGGTATTCAAACGAAGGTCCCCAACATCAAGTTACTGTTCCCAGTTTCTACATGGGAAAATATGAATTGACACAGGTACAATATCAAGCTATCATAGGAACTAACCCTTCCAACTTCAAAGGCGATAACCGCCCTGTTGAAAGAGTTAGTTGGAATAATGCGGTTGAGTTCTGTAAAAAGTTAAGTCAAAAAACAGGCAAAAACTACAGATTACCCAGTGAAGCAGAATGGGAGTATGCTTGTCGTGCCGGAACTACCACACCATTTTATTTTGGTGAAAGTATTACTCCAGATTTGGTAAATTATAATGGTAATTATACTTATGCTTCTGCACCAAAAGGAAAATATCGTCAGCAGACCACAGATGTAGGAACTTTTCCCCCTAACTCTTTTGGTTTGTACGATATGCACGGTAATGTCTGGGAATGGTGTCAAGATGACTATAAAGATGATTATATAAACGCGCCTACAGATGGCAGTGCTTTGACAAGTCCAAGCCGGAGCGTTAAGCTGCTGCGCGGTGGTTCGTGGCACTTCACTCCTGAGGATTGCCGTTCTGCTTGTCGCGACCCCTACGATCTCGGCACCTACGACTACTATATTGGTTTTCGGGTTGTATGTAGTGGTGCGGCGAGGACTTAG
- the rsgA gene encoding small ribosomal subunit biogenesis GTPase RsgA → MTGENISTKQLLGTVLAVQANFYRVQMDEEAGEQGSRGAGEQGSREKIFPNHQSPITNHQSPVTNPPILLCTRRTRLKKIGQQVMVGDRVIVEEPDWAGGRGAVGEVLPRHSQLNRPAIANVNQILLVFAVADPPLEPIQLSRFLIKAESTGVDVLLCLNKCDLVSLEEKQQISDRLLAWGYQPLFISVQNSINIDQIATYLQDKITVIAGPSGVGKSSLINSLIPDINLRVGEVSGKLARGRHTTRHVELFEMPTGGLLADTPGFNQPDLDCSPEELIHYFPEARERLAVAHCRFSDCIHKDEPDCAVSGDWERYQHYLEFLDDALAHQNQTNQQADPESSLKLISKGKGQSQYEPKLESKKYRRISRKTQLQDLQNLYQDSED, encoded by the coding sequence ATGACAGGGGAAAATATTTCTACTAAACAGTTATTGGGTACGGTGTTAGCTGTACAGGCGAATTTTTATCGAGTACAGATGGATGAGGAGGCAGGGGAGCAGGGGAGCAGGGGAGCAGGGGAGCAGGGGAGTAGGGAGAAGATTTTTCCCAATCACCAATCACCAATCACCAATCACCAGTCACCAGTCACCAATCCCCCTATCCTCCTCTGCACAAGAAGAACGCGCTTAAAAAAGATTGGTCAGCAGGTGATGGTGGGCGATCGCGTAATTGTGGAAGAACCAGATTGGGCGGGGGGACGAGGGGCTGTGGGTGAGGTTTTACCCCGTCATAGCCAATTAAATCGCCCAGCGATCGCTAATGTCAATCAAATTCTCCTGGTTTTTGCGGTGGCTGACCCGCCTTTAGAACCTATTCAATTGAGTAGATTTCTAATTAAGGCTGAGTCTACAGGCGTTGATGTGCTGTTATGTTTGAATAAATGTGATTTAGTTTCTTTAGAAGAAAAACAGCAAATTAGCGATCGCTTACTGGCTTGGGGTTATCAACCTTTATTTATTAGCGTTCAAAATAGCATTAACATTGACCAAATAGCCACATATTTGCAGGATAAAATTACGGTGATTGCTGGTCCTTCTGGTGTGGGAAAATCCAGCTTGATTAATAGTTTGATTCCCGATATCAACCTGCGCGTGGGGGAAGTTTCCGGTAAATTAGCCCGTGGTCGCCATACTACCCGTCATGTAGAATTATTTGAAATGCCTACAGGTGGGTTATTAGCAGATACTCCCGGTTTTAATCAACCTGATTTAGATTGTAGCCCTGAAGAGTTAATTCACTATTTCCCAGAAGCAAGAGAACGCCTAGCTGTTGCCCATTGTCGCTTTAGTGATTGTATCCATAAGGATGAGCCAGACTGTGCTGTGAGTGGCGACTGGGAACGATATCAGCATTATTTAGAATTTCTGGATGATGCTTTAGCCCATCAAAACCAGACTAACCAACAAGCTGACCCCGAATCAAGTCTGAAATTAATATCTAAAGGTAAAGGTCAGAGTCAGTACGAACCAAAACTGGAAAGTAAAAAATATCGCCGAATTTCTCGAAAGACTCAATTGCAAGACTTACAAAATTTATATCAAGACAGTGAAGATTGA
- a CDS encoding sulfurtransferase TusA family protein — protein MIGSSVFTPDAQLDLRGTPCPINFVRTKLFLEKMPPGDLLEVWLDPGEPIEQVPDSLTMAGYQVEQITDCTGYFSLVIRRPVTVA, from the coding sequence ATGATTGGGTCTTCTGTATTCACCCCTGATGCTCAACTCGATTTACGTGGTACTCCTTGCCCGATTAATTTTGTGCGGACAAAATTATTTCTGGAAAAGATGCCTCCTGGCGATTTGTTGGAAGTCTGGTTAGATCCCGGTGAACCGATAGAACAAGTTCCTGATAGTCTAACAATGGCTGGTTATCAAGTGGAACAAATTACAGATTGTACTGGCTATTTTTCCCTGGTTATCCGTCGTCCGGTTACTGTGGCATGA
- the dnaJ gene encoding molecular chaperone DnaJ: MARDYYETLGVSRDADKEEIKQAYRRLARKYHPDVNKESGAEERFKEINRAYEVLSEPEVRARYDRFGEAGVSGAAAAGAGFQDMGDMGGFADIFESIFSGFAGAPGGQPQQRRRGGPVRGDDLRLDLKLDFREAVFGGEKEIRISHLETCEVCNGSGAKSGTRPRTCSTCSGSGQVRRVTRTPFGSFTQVSTCPTCDGTGTVVEDKCNACDGKGANQVTKKLKINVPAGVDNGTRLRISQEGDAGQRNGPPGDLYVYLFVNEDEEFHREGINVNSEIKISYLQAILGCRLEVNTVDGPVELIIPSGTQPNTIMKLENRGVPRLGNPVSRGDHLLTVLIDIPTKIIPEERELLEKLAKIKGDRTGKGGLEGFLGGLFKS, from the coding sequence ATGGCCCGAGACTATTATGAAACCCTGGGTGTCTCTCGTGACGCCGACAAAGAAGAGATTAAACAGGCTTATCGCCGCCTAGCCCGAAAATATCACCCAGATGTGAATAAAGAATCTGGGGCAGAGGAACGATTCAAAGAAATTAACCGCGCCTACGAAGTGCTATCAGAGCCGGAGGTTCGCGCTCGTTACGACCGCTTTGGTGAAGCTGGTGTTTCCGGTGCGGCTGCGGCTGGCGCTGGTTTCCAAGATATGGGAGATATGGGTGGTTTTGCCGATATCTTTGAAAGTATTTTCAGCGGCTTTGCTGGTGCTCCAGGTGGACAACCCCAACAAAGACGGCGTGGTGGACCAGTGCGGGGTGATGATCTCCGGCTAGACCTGAAATTAGATTTTCGGGAAGCGGTATTTGGTGGGGAAAAGGAAATTCGCATTTCCCATTTAGAAACTTGTGAAGTTTGTAATGGTTCTGGTGCTAAATCAGGAACTCGTCCTCGGACTTGCAGCACTTGTAGCGGCTCAGGTCAAGTTAGAAGGGTAACAAGAACTCCTTTTGGTAGCTTTACCCAAGTATCAACTTGTCCCACCTGTGATGGCACAGGAACAGTGGTGGAAGATAAGTGTAATGCTTGTGATGGTAAGGGCGCAAATCAGGTTACAAAGAAACTGAAAATTAATGTTCCCGCCGGTGTGGACAATGGCACAAGACTACGGATTTCCCAAGAAGGAGATGCGGGTCAACGGAATGGTCCTCCAGGTGATTTATACGTTTACTTGTTTGTCAATGAAGATGAAGAATTTCATCGTGAGGGCATTAATGTTAACTCGGAAATTAAAATTAGCTACTTACAAGCGATTTTAGGTTGCCGATTGGAGGTAAATACGGTAGATGGACCTGTGGAGTTAATTATTCCCTCTGGAACTCAACCGAATACAATCATGAAATTGGAAAATCGTGGTGTTCCCCGTCTGGGTAATCCTGTGAGTCGTGGTGATCATCTGTTGACGGTGTTAATTGATATCCCCACTAAGATCATCCCAGAGGAACGGGAATTGCTAGAGAAGTTGGCTAAAATTAAGGGAGACAGAACTGGTAAGGGTGGTTTAGAAGGATTCTTAGGAGGCTTGTTTAAGTCATGA